From a single Gimesia fumaroli genomic region:
- a CDS encoding GlsB/YeaQ/YmgE family stress response membrane protein, whose translation MFDDNTTRILQEAVNEMLVWVGFGTLVGLAAKAIMPGKDPGGAVSTLLMGIGGSVVGCGILTFFWDGARVTPISTLGFLAATGGAFILLFFYRLLSGSFFAEAEDGERWLHRRRRRRRSRELADETY comes from the coding sequence ATGTTTGATGATAATACCACCCGTATTCTGCAGGAAGCAGTCAACGAGATGTTAGTCTGGGTTGGTTTTGGTACTTTAGTCGGTCTGGCAGCCAAAGCCATCATGCCAGGAAAAGACCCGGGCGGCGCGGTCAGCACCCTGTTAATGGGCATTGGTGGCAGTGTGGTCGGCTGTGGCATCCTCACATTTTTCTGGGATGGTGCCCGTGTCACGCCAATCAGTACGCTGGGATTTCTAGCGGCAACCGGTGGGGCATTTATCCTGTTATTCTTCTATCGCCTACTCTCCGGCTCCTTTTTTGCCGAAGCAGAAGATGGCGAACGCTGGCTGCACAGACGCCGAAGACGCCGTCGTTCACGCGAGTTAGCCGACGAAACCTACTAA
- a CDS encoding PAS domain-containing hybrid sensor histidine kinase/response regulator: MGDHVYKYKSSNFRWYYLYYFLAGLDILTLAASLFLGHSLLGIYTDSVRENIVWMDRVSEYSRLNQLAAAVNAPGNNVFESGDIKSESRRLDAAYQEFKFSLNKNLEDLAKKENDKTSEKAFLELSQQLKQIDGQVSDIYNQANFVFQELKQNKRESAGIGMAKMDQSFSVALTSIGELCDSVRQIQSARFGSEESRAQQIGTIELVLASVVFLILLSTIWYAHKLGSYMRHQHLQNEDFKYQIAAIGKSQMVVEFDIDGRIIDANDKFMESMCYSREEVIGKKHTMFVAPEDVRSREYREFWKRLAQGEHITGEFKRVGKYGNVVWIYASYTPIIDLNGKPYKVVKFSADITERILIYKSLKNTKSELAKAKESAEAANRAKSEFLANMSHEIRTPMTAILGFSEILLTKIIDKDDIESTSIIKQNGEYLLTLINQILDLSKIESAKLELECIDCSPSRILADVYSVMRVQADRKNLEIEIQFDSPVPETIQTDPTRLQQVLINLVSNAIKFTSEGKIKIVVQLLQASNAEPKLQFDIIDNGIGIDKEKLETIFQPFAQSDISTTRKYGGTGLGLTISKKLIEAMGGAISVSSTIGEGSTFSFTIGIGSLNQLRMVEVTQQTISSNGTETVSNDLEISLQNYDILLAEDGLDNQRLIRFILKKAGAKVTIANNGKIAFELATMALNENRPFDVILMDMQMPVMDGYISTQKLREVGYAGPIIALTAHAMSTDRKKCLDVGCSDFTTKPIDRKQLLEVIQQQASQGELSTV; encoded by the coding sequence GTGGGTGATCACGTATATAAATACAAGTCTTCCAATTTCAGGTGGTACTATCTGTACTACTTTCTGGCGGGACTCGATATTTTGACATTAGCTGCGTCACTTTTCCTGGGGCACTCCTTGCTGGGAATTTATACAGACTCCGTTCGTGAAAATATTGTCTGGATGGATCGAGTCAGTGAGTATTCCCGGTTGAATCAACTTGCAGCGGCCGTGAATGCACCGGGAAATAATGTTTTCGAATCGGGTGATATCAAATCCGAGTCGCGTCGTCTCGATGCAGCATATCAGGAATTCAAGTTCTCTTTGAATAAAAACCTGGAAGACCTGGCAAAAAAAGAAAACGACAAAACGAGCGAGAAGGCATTTTTGGAACTCTCTCAACAGCTCAAGCAAATCGATGGTCAGGTCTCCGATATCTACAACCAGGCGAATTTTGTTTTTCAGGAACTGAAGCAGAACAAGAGAGAGTCCGCTGGAATCGGAATGGCAAAGATGGATCAATCTTTTTCGGTTGCCTTAACATCGATCGGGGAACTCTGTGATTCCGTACGGCAGATTCAGTCCGCTCGATTTGGTAGCGAGGAATCGCGGGCCCAGCAGATTGGTACGATCGAACTTGTACTTGCCAGCGTGGTTTTTCTGATTTTGTTGAGCACGATCTGGTATGCCCACAAGCTGGGTTCTTATATGCGTCATCAACACCTGCAAAACGAAGATTTCAAGTATCAGATTGCGGCAATTGGTAAATCACAGATGGTGGTTGAATTCGATATTGATGGTAGGATTATCGACGCCAATGATAAGTTTATGGAATCGATGTGTTATAGCCGAGAGGAAGTGATTGGCAAAAAACACACGATGTTTGTGGCTCCGGAAGATGTTCGTTCACGAGAGTATCGTGAATTCTGGAAACGACTTGCTCAAGGAGAACATATTACGGGCGAGTTCAAACGCGTCGGAAAGTATGGCAATGTCGTCTGGATTTATGCTTCTTACACTCCAATCATTGATCTGAATGGGAAACCTTACAAGGTTGTGAAATTCTCTGCAGACATCACCGAACGAATTTTGATCTATAAATCTCTGAAGAATACAAAAAGTGAACTGGCCAAAGCGAAGGAAAGTGCTGAGGCAGCCAATCGAGCCAAGAGCGAATTTCTGGCGAATATGAGTCATGAAATTCGCACACCAATGACGGCGATTTTGGGTTTTTCAGAAATCCTGCTGACTAAGATTATTGATAAGGATGACATTGAATCGACCAGTATTATCAAGCAGAACGGGGAGTATCTGCTGACATTGATTAACCAGATTCTGGACCTGTCAAAAATCGAATCTGCCAAGCTGGAACTGGAATGTATTGACTGTTCTCCCTCGCGAATCCTGGCTGATGTTTACTCGGTAATGCGTGTTCAAGCGGATCGTAAAAACCTGGAAATCGAAATTCAGTTCGATAGCCCTGTCCCGGAAACGATCCAGACAGACCCGACACGGCTACAACAGGTCCTGATCAATCTTGTGAGTAATGCAATCAAGTTCACATCCGAAGGAAAAATTAAAATCGTTGTTCAACTCTTGCAGGCATCAAATGCGGAACCGAAACTGCAATTCGATATTATCGACAACGGAATCGGGATTGATAAAGAAAAACTGGAGACGATCTTTCAGCCATTTGCACAGTCGGATATATCAACAACGCGCAAGTACGGCGGAACAGGACTGGGGCTCACCATCAGTAAAAAGCTGATCGAAGCAATGGGGGGAGCAATTTCCGTGTCGAGTACCATTGGTGAGGGGAGCACATTTTCATTCACCATCGGAATCGGCTCATTAAATCAGTTGCGGATGGTGGAAGTAACGCAACAAACGATATCTTCGAACGGTACTGAAACGGTGAGTAATGACCTGGAGATTTCGCTTCAAAATTATGATATTCTACTGGCTGAGGACGGGCTGGATAATCAACGGTTGATTCGTTTTATCCTGAAAAAGGCAGGCGCGAAAGTCACGATTGCCAATAACGGCAAGATCGCTTTTGAACTGGCAACGATGGCTCTGAATGAAAATCGCCCGTTTGATGTGATCCTGATGGATATGCAGATGCCGGTGATGGATGGTTATATATCTACTCAGAAATTGCGTGAGGTTGGTTATGCAGGACCGATCATCGCCTTAACGGCGCACGCCATGTCAACAGACCGCAAAAAATGTCTGGACGTCGGCTGCTCTGATTTTACAACCAAGCCCATTGATCGAAAGCAGTTGCTCGAAGTCATTCAACAGCAGGCAAGTCAGGGAGAGCTGAGTACGGTTTAG
- a CDS encoding transporter, with product MTDRPDFTEAAVTVGKGVSQLEFGYTYTSTTDGTDSVESHSFGEALLRYGILEDWLEFRIAVFPVQELTVFEGTSNSTAGHEDLYTGFKLALTPQAGLLPEMALIPQMNIPTGSKAFTVDKVEPGLNWIYAWELNDFISTAGSTQGNRRIDVTTGKAYLEMAQSWTVAYSLSEALGAYTEWFALIPSGAENVHTQHYFNGGFTWLINNNMQFDIRAGVGLNHAADNYFLGTGLSIRFP from the coding sequence GTGACAGACCGGCCTGATTTTACAGAAGCTGCAGTGACCGTAGGAAAAGGTGTGTCACAACTCGAATTCGGATATACCTACACGTCAACGACTGATGGTACGGATAGCGTCGAGTCGCATTCCTTTGGAGAAGCCTTATTACGATATGGGATTCTTGAGGACTGGTTAGAATTTCGCATTGCTGTGTTTCCTGTTCAGGAACTGACGGTATTTGAAGGCACATCCAACTCGACTGCTGGGCACGAAGACTTATATACCGGCTTCAAACTTGCTTTGACTCCACAAGCCGGGCTCTTGCCAGAGATGGCACTGATACCACAAATGAATATTCCGACAGGCAGCAAGGCGTTCACAGTCGATAAGGTCGAGCCAGGTCTCAACTGGATCTATGCGTGGGAGCTGAACGACTTCATCTCAACGGCCGGCTCAACTCAGGGAAATCGAAGAATTGACGTCACGACCGGGAAAGCATATTTAGAAATGGCCCAATCGTGGACTGTGGCTTATAGCTTGAGTGAAGCGCTGGGCGCATACACGGAATGGTTTGCCCTCATCCCCAGCGGCGCAGAAAACGTTCATACTCAGCACTACTTCAACGGCGGGTTTACCTGGCTAATCAACAACAACATGCAATTTGACATTCGTGCTGGTGTCGGATTAAATCATGCAGCCGACAACTATTTTCTTGGGACAGGCCTCTCAATCCGATTTCCTTAG
- a CDS encoding ATP-binding protein produces MGTKRKRLLLLTISGLLTLLVFLTDLQVSLNIAVPAFYAVAIVLVAGQRRIWPVLLSACICSGLTFVPVLLESRANVPQFVWENRFIALSMIWIAVTGNLIFLRQTQFKRNLFKQLPPFFENSSLAVYIKDFHNHSVWINQQFRKLIGPVDQVPGFTIVNAKQSLKEEPIVSSLINNRQMKWDYNPLINDSNQTFGTLCLGIDLTDLKRYEEALKTSVEQRTSELSQINESLRQEIAERKKAERELQAALQRTQDILDSLFVFVGVLSTDGILLEANRAPLEAAHLELTDAIGKPFWETYWWNYSVDTQTELKQEFAQAAQGKSVRYHTKARLSQKNFINLDITFGPLYDSEGNVTQIIASAVDITDRLLAEKNAAQKTAQLETMLEVNPDFFFHLKTDGTILGYESSKQNHLFPTITDSLHQRINELVPESVAHHFEAAIHKFSQSHTLTSFEYTLKINKQPHWFQARLLPYLTDEILVIIQDIHERKAAEIEMNNMHNRLFEAQRLAHIGSWEWNIKDDTLWWSEEVYCILGLNDAQFPPETDSFLKMIHEDDRNKVQRLISNTLQNNLPFSIEHRIIRLNGELRHVHNQAAVKKSIDGEMLVMYGTIQDVTEKYETNKMVQEYRDELAHVSRLAVMGELAAGLSHELNQPLTAIANYSSTMKFLLKQGGDISELVSKIEAQSLRSGDIVRRLKNLAEKRKQQRLLFNIQESVRNALQLMNYQIRLNQVQVEVISENKFPTVFADRVQIEQVLVNLVKNAVEAMADTPLPRVLTISIEADTKSSTLISVADTGKGIPEELKQRLFTPFTTNKKEGLGIGLSLSRSLIDASDGELWHCQNSNGGATFYISLPSPKQIKKVG; encoded by the coding sequence ATGGGCACAAAACGAAAGCGTTTGCTGCTGCTGACGATCAGCGGCCTGCTGACTTTACTCGTTTTTCTGACTGATCTACAAGTCTCGTTAAATATCGCGGTCCCCGCTTTTTATGCAGTAGCGATTGTGCTGGTCGCAGGCCAGCGGCGGATCTGGCCTGTCTTACTCTCTGCCTGTATTTGCTCTGGCCTGACGTTCGTACCAGTCCTCTTAGAAAGCAGAGCCAATGTGCCCCAATTCGTCTGGGAGAACCGCTTTATCGCACTCAGTATGATCTGGATCGCGGTTACCGGTAACCTGATCTTTCTTAGACAAACGCAATTCAAACGCAATCTGTTCAAACAACTGCCCCCCTTTTTTGAAAACAGTTCTCTGGCTGTTTACATTAAAGATTTTCACAATCATTCCGTCTGGATCAATCAACAATTCCGGAAGCTGATTGGCCCGGTCGATCAAGTGCCTGGATTCACGATTGTGAATGCAAAACAGTCGCTGAAAGAGGAACCTATTGTTTCGAGTTTGATCAACAACAGGCAGATGAAATGGGATTACAATCCCTTGATCAATGATTCTAACCAGACTTTCGGCACGCTCTGCCTGGGTATAGATCTGACTGACCTGAAACGTTATGAAGAAGCGTTAAAGACCAGCGTCGAACAACGAACGTCTGAGCTTTCTCAAATCAATGAGAGCCTTCGGCAGGAAATTGCAGAGAGAAAAAAGGCAGAAAGAGAACTCCAAGCGGCATTACAACGAACTCAGGATATCCTGGACAGTTTATTTGTATTCGTAGGAGTATTATCAACTGACGGCATCCTGCTGGAGGCGAATCGCGCGCCTCTGGAAGCAGCTCATCTTGAGCTGACAGATGCCATTGGGAAACCATTCTGGGAAACGTATTGGTGGAATTACTCTGTTGATACACAAACGGAATTAAAACAGGAATTCGCACAAGCTGCTCAGGGAAAAAGCGTTCGCTATCACACAAAGGCACGTTTATCCCAGAAGAACTTCATCAACCTTGATATCACCTTCGGTCCCCTGTATGACTCGGAAGGAAATGTGACCCAGATTATTGCATCAGCCGTTGATATCACCGACCGCCTGCTGGCAGAAAAGAATGCTGCCCAAAAAACCGCACAACTAGAGACCATGCTGGAAGTAAATCCGGATTTCTTCTTCCATCTAAAAACAGATGGAACCATTCTCGGATATGAATCTTCCAAACAGAATCATTTATTTCCGACGATCACTGATTCACTTCACCAAAGAATCAATGAACTCGTTCCAGAGTCTGTCGCTCATCATTTTGAAGCAGCGATTCATAAATTCAGCCAATCCCACACCCTGACATCATTTGAATACACCCTGAAAATCAATAAACAACCTCACTGGTTTCAAGCCCGTCTGCTTCCCTATTTGACAGATGAAATCCTGGTTATCATTCAGGACATTCATGAGCGTAAAGCGGCTGAAATCGAAATGAACAACATGCACAATCGCCTGTTCGAAGCACAACGGCTGGCTCATATTGGCAGTTGGGAATGGAATATCAAAGATGATACTCTGTGGTGGTCAGAAGAAGTCTATTGCATTCTAGGTTTAAATGATGCCCAGTTCCCCCCGGAGACTGATTCCTTTCTGAAAATGATCCACGAAGATGACAGGAATAAAGTACAACGACTGATTTCCAATACCCTGCAGAACAATTTACCCTTCAGTATTGAACACCGAATCATCCGCCTCAACGGAGAGCTCCGCCATGTACATAATCAAGCGGCTGTTAAAAAAAGTATCGATGGTGAAATGCTGGTGATGTACGGCACGATTCAGGATGTGACTGAAAAATATGAAACCAACAAAATGGTTCAGGAATACCGAGACGAACTGGCGCATGTATCGCGACTGGCAGTCATGGGAGAGCTGGCAGCGGGACTCTCACACGAATTGAATCAACCACTCACCGCCATTGCCAACTACAGCTCGACCATGAAATTTCTCCTCAAACAAGGCGGGGATATTTCCGAACTGGTTTCAAAAATTGAAGCGCAATCTCTCCGCTCCGGTGATATTGTTCGCAGATTGAAAAATCTTGCTGAAAAACGAAAACAGCAACGTCTGCTGTTCAACATCCAGGAAAGTGTCCGCAATGCGCTGCAGTTAATGAATTACCAGATCCGCTTGAATCAGGTTCAGGTGGAAGTGATCAGTGAGAATAAATTCCCAACGGTATTTGCAGACCGGGTGCAGATTGAACAGGTGCTGGTCAATCTCGTCAAGAATGCGGTAGAAGCAATGGCAGACACACCATTGCCAAGAGTATTGACCATTTCAATTGAAGCCGACACCAAATCTTCAACGTTGATTTCAGTGGCCGACACCGGAAAAGGCATTCCTGAAGAGCTCAAGCAGCGGCTCTTCACCCCTTTTACCACGAATAAAAAAGAAGGACTCGGCATCGGGCTCTCTTTAAGCCGATCGTTGATCGATGCTTCAGACGGCGAACTGTGGCATTGTCAGAATTCGAACGGCGGAGCCACATTTTATATTTCCCTGCCATCTCCAAAGCAGATCAAGAAAGTTGGCTAA
- a CDS encoding ATP-binding protein yields the protein MTSDRVRLNDNQIARQILKFSRDVSVAFDEMGTILLSSASIEDAFGWKTEEVVGEELCLLLSDPYLESYEQYFVEGSGSRHSKGQMWQIIAKRKDGSCFPCELRISRIDDSQSQIHSIATLRDISERLKTQNQLNEYLGRLKQSRRELKRKDYELKVAQKVVERANQAKSEFLANMSHEIRTPMTAILGYSEILKENPGAPDNVELIEIIQNNGTHLLQVINDILDISKIEMGDFEILKVNCSPRLVLQEVVDAFQAKAAKKGLSILTQCQDSVPESIETDPVRLKQVLWNLVSNAVKFTETGRIEIEVRVFSQSKNDRVLQFTVADTGIGIPAEKVSHIFEPFAQADSSTSRNYGGTGLGLTLSYKLVQLLGGNLSVQSTVDQGSVFCVALNVGGAVPLTLRRKQKHRFSLGGNSVGQDLSQQKRKTERSAYKGKVLLVDDTKEIRKLFSFMLNKMGVEVVTASNGKEAVDLINDEASQSQSFDMILMDMQMPVMNGYEATQLLRNQGNQIPIIAITAHALVSDREKCLDAGCTEYLSKPIKYEVLHEMVHCYLPETVAMFSS from the coding sequence ATGACATCCGACCGAGTCAGACTCAATGACAATCAGATAGCAAGACAGATTTTAAAATTCAGTAGGGATGTGTCAGTTGCATTTGATGAGATGGGGACCATTCTCTTGTCGAGTGCATCCATCGAAGATGCATTCGGATGGAAAACAGAGGAAGTGGTCGGGGAAGAATTGTGTCTTCTGTTATCAGATCCTTATCTTGAATCTTACGAGCAGTATTTCGTGGAAGGTTCTGGATCGAGACACTCCAAAGGACAGATGTGGCAAATTATTGCTAAGCGAAAAGATGGTTCCTGCTTTCCCTGCGAATTAAGAATCAGTCGCATAGACGACTCTCAAAGCCAAATTCATTCTATCGCCACGCTCAGGGATATCAGCGAGCGGCTGAAAACACAGAATCAACTGAATGAATACCTGGGGCGGTTGAAGCAGTCCCGCCGGGAACTCAAGCGAAAAGACTACGAGCTAAAAGTGGCCCAAAAAGTAGTTGAGCGTGCCAATCAGGCGAAAAGTGAATTTCTGGCAAATATGAGCCATGAGATTCGGACGCCTATGACAGCAATTCTGGGTTACTCCGAGATTTTAAAAGAAAACCCTGGTGCGCCGGACAATGTTGAACTGATTGAAATTATTCAAAATAATGGCACACACTTGTTACAGGTAATAAACGACATTCTGGATATTTCAAAAATCGAAATGGGAGATTTTGAAATCCTGAAGGTGAATTGTTCACCGAGGTTGGTCTTGCAGGAAGTGGTTGATGCTTTCCAGGCGAAAGCCGCTAAAAAAGGCCTTTCCATTCTCACTCAGTGTCAGGACTCTGTTCCGGAGTCAATTGAAACAGATCCTGTAAGGTTGAAGCAGGTGCTCTGGAACCTGGTGAGTAATGCCGTGAAATTTACCGAGACGGGACGGATTGAGATTGAGGTCCGAGTATTCTCCCAGTCAAAAAATGACAGGGTATTACAGTTTACTGTTGCTGATACGGGGATAGGGATTCCGGCAGAGAAAGTAAGCCATATCTTCGAGCCATTCGCGCAGGCTGACAGTTCCACTTCGAGAAATTACGGTGGTACCGGATTAGGGCTGACTCTCAGTTACAAACTGGTGCAATTGCTGGGGGGCAATTTATCCGTTCAATCGACCGTGGATCAGGGGAGTGTTTTTTGTGTGGCGTTGAATGTAGGTGGGGCCGTTCCATTAACACTCAGGAGGAAACAGAAACATCGATTCAGCCTGGGGGGAAATTCGGTCGGGCAAGATCTTTCTCAGCAGAAACGAAAAACAGAGAGGAGTGCATATAAAGGAAAAGTACTTCTGGTCGACGATACAAAAGAAATTCGAAAACTGTTCAGCTTTATGTTGAATAAAATGGGGGTCGAGGTTGTGACGGCTTCGAATGGAAAAGAGGCCGTTGACCTGATCAATGATGAGGCCAGTCAGAGTCAGTCTTTTGATATGATTCTGATGGATATGCAAATGCCGGTGATGAATGGATATGAAGCAACACAGCTATTGAGAAACCAGGGGAATCAAATTCCCATTATCGCAATCACTGCTCATGCGTTGGTGTCAGACAGAGAGAAATGTCTGGATGCGGGATGTACTGAATATCTGAGTAAGCCAATCAAGTATGAAGTGTTGCATGAAATGGTGCATTGCTATTTGCCAGAAACCGTGGCGATGTTTTCAAGTTAA
- a CDS encoding response regulator transcription factor gives MNAFVVYIIDDDPDVLDSIAFLLSTSGYTVKTFDSVHSFLESKEVVDPGCILIDLIMPEISGIEAMQLFKKQQLQLPVIMMSAYGDIEKAVSAVKQGACDYLEKPFEREKCLKAIEYAISLLDLNQDDSNEEGRDYLRLYDGLTRREKQVFHLIADGHSGKQIANSMSISYRTMEKHKANLLGKLGISSSTDIVHLLYKIKDMPGYKKNGDEA, from the coding sequence ATGAACGCTTTTGTTGTCTACATTATTGATGATGATCCAGATGTCCTGGACTCGATAGCTTTTTTATTGAGTACATCAGGCTATACGGTCAAAACATTTGATAGTGTGCATTCGTTTTTAGAATCCAAGGAAGTTGTGGATCCAGGCTGTATCCTGATTGATCTGATAATGCCAGAAATCTCCGGGATTGAAGCGATGCAGCTGTTTAAAAAACAACAATTGCAGTTACCCGTGATCATGATGAGTGCTTATGGGGATATTGAAAAAGCCGTCTCTGCAGTCAAGCAGGGGGCTTGTGATTATCTTGAAAAGCCTTTCGAAAGAGAAAAATGTCTCAAAGCGATAGAGTATGCGATCTCGCTTTTAGATCTCAACCAGGACGATTCCAATGAAGAGGGCAGAGACTATCTTCGATTGTACGATGGTTTAACACGAAGAGAAAAACAGGTATTTCATCTAATCGCCGATGGGCATTCCGGCAAACAAATTGCGAATTCCATGTCGATCAGTTATCGCACCATGGAAAAACATAAAGCCAATCTGCTAGGGAAATTAGGGATTTCGAGCTCTACTGATATCGTACATCTTTTGTATAAAATCAAAGATATGCCTGGGTATAAGAAAAACGGCGATGAGGCTTAA
- a CDS encoding response regulator has protein sequence MKILIVDEIGFIRQSLTQKLSRYHFTTVAAESGEEALAILNSDFSVDAVLTSLFLPSMNAIDLYKSAAKIERFNDEGVIPPLHFYLMVTREHGTSSPKMKELTREALAVGFRDLLVKPIDIELLVSKLQNSISNTPEEELEPVAIAASQIDEESGNDPKKVTKRIDGLVVVQNSLHALKKEMCESIDILLEEVSRTSSK, from the coding sequence ATGAAAATACTGATTGTCGACGAAATTGGGTTCATCCGTCAGAGCCTGACCCAGAAACTGAGCCGCTATCACTTTACAACAGTGGCGGCAGAAAGTGGGGAAGAAGCTCTTGCCATTTTAAATTCTGACTTCTCAGTAGATGCAGTTCTTACCAGTCTCTTTTTGCCTTCAATGAACGCAATCGATCTCTATAAATCTGCAGCAAAAATTGAACGATTTAATGATGAAGGAGTCATTCCTCCCCTTCACTTCTACCTGATGGTAACCCGGGAGCATGGCACCTCATCGCCCAAAATGAAAGAGTTGACCAGGGAAGCACTCGCCGTTGGTTTCAGAGACCTGCTCGTCAAGCCCATCGACATTGAGTTGTTAGTGAGTAAATTACAAAATTCGATTAGTAATACACCTGAAGAAGAGCTCGAACCTGTAGCCATCGCAGCCAGCCAGATTGACGAAGAATCTGGCAATGATCCAAAAAAAGTCACGAAACGGATCGATGGACTGGTCGTCGTGCAGAATAGTCTGCATGCGCTTAAGAAAGAAATGTGTGAATCAATCGACATCCTGTTGGAAGAAGTCAGTCGTACATCCAGTAAATAA
- a CDS encoding nucleoside hydrolase, protein MLYQRFCIGLLGLLLVTSLSEAAEPVKVIFDTDISGDVDDVLALAMLHTLADRGECDFLAVTISKINPLTGPFTDATNTFYGRGDIPIGVTRDAQRRDSKYLKLINEKNGGQWRYPHDILSNEQLPDAVKLLRKTLAAEPDRSVSIIQVGLAANLADLVESKPDELSPLSGLELVHRKVKLVSVMAGAFEPINGNQHFLEANVRNGIQSMQRFAKLWPDEVPVVWSGFEIGIAVTYPRESIARDFGYRKHHIVREAYLLHSGPNHDRPSWDLTSVLYAVRPEDKYFNLSQPGKVSVADDGFVSFTPAKKGRDRYLIMNSMQAVQVREALRSLVSQPPLNRESR, encoded by the coding sequence ATGTTGTATCAGCGCTTTTGCATCGGTTTATTGGGGCTGCTGTTGGTGACCAGTCTCTCTGAGGCAGCAGAACCAGTGAAGGTCATCTTTGATACGGATATTTCCGGCGACGTCGATGATGTGCTTGCGTTGGCCATGCTGCACACGCTGGCTGATCGGGGAGAGTGTGACTTCCTGGCAGTAACGATTTCAAAGATCAATCCGCTGACGGGACCTTTTACAGATGCGACAAATACGTTTTATGGTCGGGGGGATATTCCGATTGGGGTGACGCGTGATGCTCAGCGTCGCGATAGTAAATATCTGAAATTGATCAACGAAAAGAACGGCGGGCAATGGCGTTATCCGCACGATATTCTTTCGAATGAACAACTCCCTGATGCGGTGAAATTACTCCGGAAAACGCTGGCAGCTGAGCCGGATCGATCAGTGTCGATTATTCAGGTCGGTTTGGCAGCAAATCTGGCGGATCTGGTGGAGTCCAAGCCGGATGAATTGAGCCCGCTGAGTGGTTTGGAACTTGTTCATCGCAAAGTCAAACTGGTGTCCGTGATGGCGGGAGCGTTTGAACCGATTAATGGTAATCAGCATTTTCTGGAGGCGAATGTAAGGAATGGCATTCAGTCAATGCAACGGTTTGCGAAACTCTGGCCCGATGAAGTGCCCGTGGTCTGGAGCGGTTTTGAAATAGGAATCGCGGTGACTTATCCCCGCGAAAGTATTGCCCGGGATTTTGGCTATCGCAAACATCACATTGTCCGGGAAGCGTATCTGCTGCATAGTGGACCGAATCATGATCGGCCCAGTTGGGATTTGACTAGCGTGCTTTACGCGGTTCGTCCCGAGGACAAATACTTTAATCTATCGCAACCAGGTAAAGTGAGTGTGGCCGATGATGGCTTTGTCAGTTTTACGCCGGCAAAAAAGGGACGTGATCGTTATCTGATCATGAATTCGATGCAGGCGGTTCAGGTTCGGGAAGCCTTACGGAGTTTAGTCAGCCAACCGCCCTTGAATCGGGAATCACGCTAA
- a CDS encoding 3-keto-disaccharide hydrolase: MRTPLGLILLLIFCVCQASQTGCAADPNQLTAEEQKQGFKSVFNGYDLKGWQHSGNWKVDAGVITRSGKGGSLVYDPQPLPDDFELKFEWKVAPGSNSGVYYRPGQYEYQILDNEKHADGKNPRTSAASIYFCLPPSHDATRPVGEWNEGRIVCQGTVIQHWLNGKKVIDLDYTDPRYAWHVELLANRGGNLADRGAKLSLQDHGDPVWYRGVKLRTVSADEKLDRSPVKPAEISDAAMAAEQRKLQRIMESRARQQHKQKK, encoded by the coding sequence ATGAGAACGCCGCTCGGACTAATATTGTTGCTGATATTTTGTGTGTGCCAGGCCAGCCAGACTGGTTGTGCCGCTGACCCGAATCAACTGACAGCAGAGGAACAGAAACAGGGATTCAAGTCTGTATTTAATGGATACGATTTAAAAGGCTGGCAACATAGCGGCAACTGGAAGGTAGACGCTGGTGTGATCACTCGCTCCGGTAAAGGGGGGAGTCTGGTTTACGATCCACAGCCGTTACCGGATGATTTTGAATTGAAATTTGAGTGGAAGGTAGCACCGGGCAGTAACAGCGGCGTGTATTATCGCCCCGGCCAATATGAGTATCAGATTCTTGACAATGAAAAGCATGCTGACGGGAAAAATCCGCGGACGAGTGCCGCTTCGATTTATTTCTGCCTGCCTCCTTCCCATGACGCAACACGACCCGTCGGCGAGTGGAATGAAGGTCGTATTGTCTGTCAGGGAACTGTCATTCAACATTGGTTAAATGGTAAAAAAGTCATTGATCTGGATTACACTGATCCCCGCTATGCCTGGCATGTGGAGCTGCTGGCGAATCGAGGTGGCAATCTGGCTGATCGGGGGGCGAAGTTATCTTTGCAGGATCATGGCGATCCGGTCTGGTATCGCGGGGTCAAGCTGCGAACCGTTTCTGCTGATGAGAAGTTGGATCGCAGTCCTGTCAAACCGGCTGAAATCTCCGATGCTGCCATGGCAGCCGAGCAACGCAAGTTGCAACGGATTATGGAAAGCCGGGCACGACAGCAACACAAACAAAAAAAGTAG